A DNA window from Coleofasciculus sp. FACHB-T130 contains the following coding sequences:
- the dxs gene encoding 1-deoxy-D-xylulose-5-phosphate synthase, which yields MHLSEITHPNQLHGLSIRQLQQIARQIREKHLQTVATSGGHLGPGLGVVELTIALYQTLDLDRDKVTWDVGHQAYPHKLLTGRYHRFHTLRQKDGIAGYLKRCESKFDHFGAGHASTSISSALGMAMARDLKGDNFKVAAVIGDGALTGGMALEAINHAGHLPKTNLLVVLNDNEMSISPNVGAIPRYLNKMRLSPPMQFITDNLEEQFKHIPFVGESLTPELERVKEGMKRLAVPKVGAVFEELGFTYMGPVDGHNLEELIATFKQAHKMQGPVLVHVATVKGKGYEIAEKDQVGYHAQSPFNLATGKAVPSSKPKPPSYAKVFSHTLVKLAENNPKIVGITAAMATGTGLDKLASKLPKQYIDVGIAEQHAVTLAAGLACEEMRPVVAIYSTFLQRGYDQIVHDVCIQKLPVFFCLDRAGIVGADGPTHQGMYDIAYLRCLPNMVLMAPKDEAELQQMIVTGVNYTDGPIAMRYPRGNGYGVPLMEEGWEELPIGKAEILRQGDDVLILGYGSMVYPAMQAAEILSEHGIEATVVNGRFAKPLDTELILPLAQQIGRVVTLEEGCIIGGFGSAVAESLLDHNLMVPITRIGVPDVLVDHATPEQSMAELGLTPAQIAERVRKSFSPQLSAVMS from the coding sequence ATGCATTTGAGTGAAATTACTCATCCCAACCAGTTGCACGGTCTATCAATTCGTCAACTTCAGCAAATTGCCCGTCAAATTCGGGAAAAGCATCTCCAAACTGTAGCCACCAGCGGCGGTCATTTAGGACCGGGATTGGGGGTCGTAGAACTGACAATAGCTTTGTATCAAACGCTAGACTTAGATCGCGATAAAGTGACCTGGGATGTCGGGCACCAAGCCTATCCGCACAAGTTGCTTACAGGGCGATATCACCGCTTCCACACACTGCGCCAAAAAGATGGCATCGCCGGTTATCTCAAGCGGTGTGAAAGTAAATTCGATCACTTTGGTGCTGGTCATGCTTCCACCAGTATTTCATCTGCTTTGGGCATGGCGATGGCGCGAGACCTCAAAGGCGATAACTTCAAAGTCGCGGCAGTGATTGGCGATGGGGCACTCACTGGCGGCATGGCGTTGGAAGCGATTAACCATGCCGGACACTTGCCCAAAACCAACCTGCTGGTGGTGCTGAACGATAACGAAATGTCGATTTCGCCCAACGTCGGCGCGATTCCTCGCTATCTGAACAAAATGCGTCTCAGTCCGCCGATGCAGTTTATTACAGATAATCTGGAGGAGCAGTTCAAGCATATTCCTTTTGTGGGTGAATCCCTGACCCCAGAACTGGAACGAGTGAAAGAAGGGATGAAGCGTCTGGCAGTTCCTAAAGTAGGGGCGGTATTTGAAGAACTCGGCTTTACTTATATGGGACCAGTGGATGGTCACAATTTAGAGGAACTGATTGCCACCTTTAAGCAAGCACACAAGATGCAGGGACCAGTCCTGGTTCACGTAGCAACGGTGAAAGGAAAAGGCTACGAAATCGCTGAGAAAGACCAAGTCGGCTACCACGCACAATCCCCCTTTAACCTCGCAACTGGGAAAGCGGTTCCTTCCAGCAAACCCAAACCTCCTTCTTATGCCAAGGTGTTTTCCCACACGCTGGTTAAACTCGCTGAGAATAATCCCAAAATTGTCGGCATCACAGCAGCAATGGCGACTGGTACGGGTTTAGACAAACTCGCCAGCAAACTGCCCAAGCAATACATTGATGTCGGCATTGCCGAACAACACGCGGTTACTTTAGCCGCCGGTTTGGCTTGTGAAGAGATGCGACCCGTTGTCGCGATTTATTCTACTTTTCTGCAACGCGGCTACGACCAAATCGTTCACGATGTCTGCATTCAAAAATTACCCGTCTTTTTCTGTCTTGACCGCGCCGGGATTGTCGGTGCTGATGGTCCCACGCACCAAGGGATGTACGATATCGCTTATTTGCGCTGTCTCCCGAACATGGTGCTGATGGCACCCAAAGATGAAGCTGAATTGCAGCAGATGATCGTCACTGGTGTTAACTACACCGATGGTCCGATTGCCATGCGCTATCCTCGCGGCAATGGCTACGGGGTGCCCCTGATGGAAGAAGGCTGGGAAGAACTACCCATTGGCAAAGCAGAAATTTTGCGCCAAGGCGATGATGTTTTGATCCTGGGTTATGGCTCGATGGTATATCCCGCCATGCAGGCAGCGGAGATTTTGAGCGAGCATGGGATTGAAGCGACTGTTGTGAATGGCCGTTTTGCTAAGCCGCTGGATACTGAGTTAATTTTGCCTCTGGCTCAGCAGATTGGTCGGGTGGTGACGCTGGAAGAAGGCTGCATCATCGGCGGCTTTGGTTCGGCTGTGGCAGAAAGTCTGCTGGATCATAATCTGATGGTGCCGATTACGCGGATTGGCGTGCCTGATGTATTAGTGGATCATGCTACGCCAGAACAGTCGATGGCGGAACTGGGTCTGACACCGGCTCAAATTGCCGAGCGAGTGCGGAAATCTTTTAGTCCTCAGCTGTCAGCAGTGATGAGTTAA
- the mtnA gene encoding S-methyl-5-thioribose-1-phosphate isomerase yields MSTKTQVYPVIWNQDRVLLIDQNRLPTEYTFVEISCCEDMAQAIKTMIVRGAPAIGVAAAYGMYLGAREIQTDKREEFLSKLEQIAEMLRQTRPTAVNLFWAIARMLRTAYESLGTVEEIKSILLTTAKAINAEDLQTCQAIGDHGLKALPSKPHKLVILTHCNAGALATAGYGTALGVVRSAWRDGRLERVYADETRPRLQGAKLTSWECVQEGIPVTVITDSMAAHCMKQGLIDAVVVGADRIAANGDTANKIGTYSLALVAKAHNVPFFVAAPLSTIDFELSSGNKIPIEERHPSEIYQVGDTLLTPAGVEFYNPAFDVTPAELISAVITEYGAIAPSELKQFQTKQLV; encoded by the coding sequence ATGTCTACCAAAACTCAAGTTTATCCGGTTATTTGGAATCAAGACCGCGTTTTGCTCATCGACCAGAACCGGCTGCCTACGGAGTACACGTTTGTTGAGATCAGCTGCTGCGAAGATATGGCGCAGGCGATTAAAACGATGATTGTCCGGGGGGCACCGGCGATTGGTGTTGCTGCTGCCTATGGGATGTACCTGGGGGCAAGAGAGATTCAGACAGACAAGCGCGAGGAGTTTTTGAGCAAGTTGGAGCAAATTGCCGAGATGTTACGGCAAACTCGTCCAACTGCGGTTAATTTATTTTGGGCGATCGCGCGGATGTTGCGAACTGCCTATGAGTCGCTCGGAACGGTAGAAGAAATCAAATCTATTTTACTGACAACTGCTAAGGCGATTAATGCAGAAGACTTGCAAACTTGTCAGGCAATCGGCGATCACGGTTTAAAAGCTTTACCCTCCAAGCCTCATAAACTGGTTATTTTGACTCACTGCAACGCTGGAGCCTTGGCAACTGCTGGCTATGGAACTGCCTTGGGCGTTGTTCGTTCTGCATGGCGAGATGGGCGTCTGGAGCGAGTCTATGCCGATGAAACTCGTCCCCGCTTACAAGGTGCGAAACTGACTTCTTGGGAATGCGTCCAAGAAGGCATTCCAGTTACGGTGATTACCGATAGTATGGCAGCTCACTGTATGAAACAGGGTTTAATTGATGCAGTCGTTGTCGGTGCTGACAGGATAGCCGCAAATGGTGACACTGCTAATAAAATTGGCACTTACAGTCTGGCACTGGTTGCTAAGGCTCACAATGTTCCTTTCTTTGTTGCCGCACCCCTCTCTACGATTGATTTTGAGTTGTCTTCTGGCAACAAAATTCCGATTGAAGAGCGCCATCCATCAGAAATCTACCAAGTTGGCGATACGCTTCTGACCCCTGCTGGTGTGGAGTTTTACAACCCAGCGTTTGATGTCACTCCCGCTGAATTAATTTCAGCAGTGATTACCGAGTATGGCGCGATCGCACCCAGTGAGTTAAAACAGTTTCAGACCAAACAATTGGTTTAG
- a CDS encoding type IV pilin-like G/H family protein produces MGKTTAETKHHLLKNEPIRKFAASTQTDSSSLYNWQDSLKQRRNILFFATGVITIGSLVLVGNPIAFALGFPPMLKCGPVKQSAVEENIESINLAQEAHFSEKKSFANDFNKLGIRLQKQGDDYEYSTRATSSAAFSYGISQSKGNNSYVGAVFVIPATEAKSKVANRETTVTILCQADSPGAIKPVEPAYQNGAVACGSNTTEIYRYSP; encoded by the coding sequence TTGGGAAAGACTACAGCCGAAACCAAACATCATCTTTTGAAAAACGAACCAATCCGTAAATTTGCGGCGTCTACACAAACAGATTCATCGTCTCTTTACAATTGGCAAGATTCCCTCAAACAGCGAAGAAACATACTCTTTTTCGCAACGGGTGTAATAACGATAGGGAGTTTGGTATTGGTAGGTAATCCCATTGCTTTCGCACTCGGGTTTCCCCCTATGTTGAAATGTGGCCCAGTTAAGCAATCAGCAGTGGAAGAAAATATTGAGTCAATTAACTTAGCTCAAGAAGCCCATTTTTCTGAAAAAAAGTCCTTTGCTAACGACTTTAATAAGTTAGGAATCCGCCTTCAAAAGCAGGGTGACGACTACGAATATTCAACCCGTGCCACTTCTTCGGCTGCCTTTAGTTACGGGATATCCCAAAGTAAAGGAAATAACAGTTACGTTGGGGCTGTGTTTGTAATACCAGCTACTGAGGCCAAATCTAAAGTTGCTAACCGTGAGACAACAGTAACAATTTTGTGCCAAGCGGATTCCCCTGGCGCAATCAAACCTGTAGAGCCAGCTTATCAAAATGGCGCAGTTGCTTGCGGCTCCAACACCACAGAAATCTACCGTTATTCGCCTTAA
- a CDS encoding type IV pilin-like G/H family protein, whose amino-acid sequence MMSIYFRAKWLNFLFKKHKNEGIAFYIGILILIIIFGVLAVMALPIFLNCANTANNKRSQGEIYIVSINRGQEAYYLENNTFVASLPKLGLSIPSKTKDYEYSIRATKTAVFNYAIAQETASKPLKSYIGAVFIVPDNHSRDLTTVRILCQANAPGAIKPVEPAYQNGEVACGSNTTKISRY is encoded by the coding sequence ATGATGAGCATCTATTTTCGAGCTAAGTGGTTAAACTTTTTATTTAAAAAACATAAAAATGAAGGTATAGCCTTCTACATTGGAATTCTGATTCTTATAATAATTTTTGGTGTTTTGGCAGTTATGGCTTTGCCTATTTTTTTGAATTGTGCCAACACAGCTAATAACAAGAGATCGCAAGGAGAAATCTATATCGTCTCTATAAACAGAGGACAAGAAGCTTACTATTTAGAAAATAATACTTTTGTTGCTTCTCTGCCGAAACTCGGTCTAAGTATTCCAAGTAAAACAAAAGATTATGAATATTCTATTCGTGCAACAAAAACAGCGGTATTTAACTACGCGATCGCTCAAGAAACTGCTTCAAAACCCCTGAAGAGCTATATTGGGGCTGTATTCATCGTACCGGACAATCATTCCCGAGACTTAACTACAGTAAGGATTCTGTGTCAAGCGAATGCTCCCGGTGCAATCAAGCCTGTAGAGCCAGCTTATCAAAATGGCGAAGTCGCTTGCGGTTCTAACACCACAAAAATCTCCCGTTATTAG
- a CDS encoding type IV pilin-like G/H family protein yields the protein MNTYSSILDFAPTQNTKKYPGFVYLKRWNMNIYFRAKWLQYLSNRNENQGNVLIALLVVVVISIVGILVAIALPSAVSCGGKAGQSEGKQYIGSMNRAQQAYYLENGAFVASIPKLGLGVQSKTKNYEYSVRATKTAVFNYAIAQKSASKPLKSYVGAVFIVTASDVDEKAAENHDEKAAENHEKGSSLSIVCETETPSNKPPADPTYQKGALTCGSNTTEIYRYSP from the coding sequence GTGAATACTTATTCAAGCATTTTGGACTTTGCACCTACGCAAAACACAAAAAAATATCCGGGGTTTGTTTACTTAAAAAGATGGAATATGAATATCTATTTTAGAGCTAAGTGGTTACAATATTTGTCAAATAGAAATGAGAACCAGGGTAATGTCTTGATTGCGCTTTTGGTTGTCGTTGTCATTAGCATTGTTGGTATTTTGGTAGCTATAGCACTTCCTAGCGCTGTGAGCTGTGGAGGCAAAGCTGGTCAATCAGAAGGGAAACAATATATCGGCTCAATGAATAGAGCACAGCAAGCCTACTATCTAGAAAATGGTGCTTTTGTGGCTTCAATTCCGAAACTAGGGTTAGGTGTTCAATCTAAAACAAAAAATTACGAATATTCCGTTCGAGCCACAAAAACGGCAGTCTTCAACTACGCGATCGCTCAAAAATCTGCTTCCAAACCTTTGAAAAGCTATGTTGGGGCTGTCTTCATAGTAACTGCATCTGATGTAGACGAGAAAGCGGCTGAAAATCACGACGAGAAAGCGGCTGAAAATCACGAGAAAGGGTCATCGTTATCAATAGTATGCGAAACAGAGACTCCCAGTAACAAACCTCCCGCCGATCCAACTTACCAAAAGGGTGCCCTCACTTGCGGTTCTAACACCACCGAAATCTACCGTTATTCACCTTAA
- a CDS encoding type IV pilin-like G/H family protein produces MSIYFRAKWLQFLFKKHKIEGIAFYLRLLVLMVIFGVLAVIALPMVFPEERICGGKGRLYGQIYIGVMNKAQQYYYLENGAFVDSIPKLGTGIKTENKNYEYFARATKTAVFHYAIAQKTASDPLKSYVGAVFIVPTSKVGKKAAKNNKETLAIICVTDTPTSQIPAEPTYQKGVLACGSNTQALEVPEFMRIEEEKRRRRDEGKLNILSKIKGQQAFYLESGIFFAPTMSKLGMGVTDITGETTNYEYSVRRTKTELFNYAIAQKTASDPLKSYVGAVFIVPTSKVGKKAAKNNKEVLAIVCETNTPTSQIPAEPTYQKGVLACGSNTHSIPYSIP; encoded by the coding sequence ATGAGCATCTATTTCCGAGCTAAGTGGTTACAATTTTTATTTAAAAAGCACAAAATTGAAGGTATAGCTTTCTACCTTAGACTTTTGGTTCTTATGGTAATTTTTGGTGTTTTGGCAGTTATAGCTTTACCTATGGTATTTCCTGAAGAGAGGATTTGTGGAGGCAAAGGCAGACTCTATGGGCAAATCTATATCGGCGTAATGAATAAAGCACAGCAATATTACTATCTAGAAAATGGTGCTTTTGTGGATTCAATTCCGAAACTAGGGACAGGTATTAAAACTGAAAACAAAAATTATGAATATTTCGCTCGTGCGACAAAAACAGCAGTTTTTCACTACGCGATCGCTCAAAAAACTGCCTCAGACCCACTGAAGAGCTATGTTGGGGCTGTCTTCATAGTACCTACATCTAAAGTAGGCAAAAAGGCAGCTAAAAATAACAAGGAAACGTTAGCAATAATATGCGTGACAGATACTCCTACTAGCCAAATCCCCGCGGAGCCAACTTACCAAAAGGGTGTCCTCGCTTGTGGTTCTAATACTCAAGCACTTGAAGTACCTGAATTTATGAGAATCGAGGAAGAGAAACGAAGGCGAAGGGACGAAGGAAAACTTAACATTCTCTCAAAGATTAAAGGACAGCAAGCTTTCTATTTAGAAAGTGGTATTTTTTTTGCTCCTACTATGTCGAAATTGGGTATGGGTGTTACAGATATAACAGGCGAAACAACCAATTATGAATATTCTGTTCGCAGAACAAAAACGGAACTCTTTAACTACGCGATCGCTCAGAAAACTGCCTCAGACCCACTGAAGAGCTATGTTGGGGCTGTATTCATAGTACCTACATCTAAGGTAGGCAAAAAGGCAGCTAAGAATAACAAGGAAGTGTTAGCAATAGTATGCGAGACAAATACTCCTACTAGCCAAATCCCCGCCGAGCCAACTTACCAAAAGGGTGTCCTCGCTTGCGGTTCTAATACTCATTCGATACCATATTCGATACCATAG
- a CDS encoding sterol desaturase family protein, whose product MLPDVVKGFFLLLFILVPIEKIFFLHKQKIFRKGWVTDAIHYFIGYFVGRTAVLAISGILIGHFLSSLINSEIQMKVASQPVWLQFLEAIFIADTGYYIAHKLTHKVPWLWKFHVIHHSVEDMDWLATVRLHPLDQIFTKTFQIVPLYILGFTKETFAVFFLFGAFEAFFIHANIKIRFGWLRWIIATPEFHHWHHTAERKLYDKNFAAQLPILDLVFGTLYMPRGKMPEKYGISDPVPSGYFGQILYPFFKRKKFMSQARKIENI is encoded by the coding sequence ATGCTTCCTGATGTTGTTAAAGGCTTTTTTTTACTGCTGTTTATATTAGTCCCCATAGAAAAGATATTTTTTTTACACAAACAGAAGATATTTCGTAAAGGATGGGTAACAGATGCAATTCATTATTTTATTGGTTACTTTGTCGGTAGAACAGCAGTATTAGCAATTAGTGGAATATTAATTGGACATTTTCTCAGCAGCTTAATCAATTCAGAAATTCAGATGAAGGTTGCTTCTCAACCTGTATGGTTGCAGTTTCTAGAAGCAATTTTTATCGCTGATACTGGATATTACATTGCCCATAAACTCACTCATAAGGTTCCTTGGCTGTGGAAATTCCATGTAATTCACCATAGCGTAGAAGATATGGACTGGTTGGCAACAGTGCGTCTGCATCCCCTTGACCAAATATTTACAAAAACTTTTCAGATAGTCCCGCTATACATATTAGGCTTTACGAAAGAAACCTTCGCTGTATTTTTTCTTTTTGGTGCTTTTGAAGCCTTCTTTATTCATGCCAATATCAAAATTAGATTTGGATGGCTTCGGTGGATAATTGCCACCCCAGAATTTCATCACTGGCATCACACTGCCGAGCGAAAGTTATATGATAAAAATTTTGCGGCACAGCTTCCAATTTTAGATTTAGTCTTTGGCACCCTCTATATGCCTAGGGGGAAAATGCCGGAGAAGTATGGGATATCCGATCCTGTACCTTCTGGGTATTTTGGACAAATACTCTACCCATTTTTTAAACGAAAAAAGTTTATGAGCCAAGCTAGAAAAATAGAAAATATATAA
- a CDS encoding rhodanese-like domain-containing protein, giving the protein MKILTKITSRLRPLPVILGVVAVSVGAIGAAIAFADIDIQAIATGKYANKVTVVQLQQGKLKPVFLIDVRSPEEYAEDHIAQTLLVPLTQIETGIGIERIKALVKKSVQPNQPEPTVVLYCTKGTRSTKAYWMLEGTGLKMAVLSGGITAWRKTVPAEQDKAVLSPIILQAKKLNAN; this is encoded by the coding sequence ATGAAAATACTGACTAAAATAACCAGTCGTTTACGTCCTTTACCTGTAATTTTAGGGGTTGTCGCTGTTAGTGTTGGTGCAATAGGTGCGGCGATCGCGTTCGCAGACATCGACATCCAAGCGATCGCAACTGGCAAATATGCAAACAAAGTGACAGTAGTGCAGTTGCAGCAGGGAAAACTAAAGCCAGTGTTTCTTATTGATGTGCGATCGCCAGAGGAGTACGCTGAAGATCATATTGCCCAAACTCTACTGGTACCTCTGACTCAGATTGAAACGGGTATAGGGATTGAGCGTATTAAGGCATTGGTGAAAAAGAGCGTTCAACCCAATCAACCCGAACCAACGGTAGTTCTATATTGCACCAAAGGAACCCGTTCAACTAAAGCCTACTGGATGTTAGAGGGAACGGGGTTGAAGATGGCAGTCTTATCAGGCGGTATCACGGCATGGCGCAAAACCGTACCTGCGGAACAAGATAAAGCGGTCTTATCTCCAATTATTTTACAAGCTAAGAAGTTGAATGCTAACTAA
- a CDS encoding 1-acyl-sn-glycerol-3-phosphate acyltransferase: MAGRIHDYSWNWFDWFCLWYPPGWLILFNRHWQHYHADPDGWNWLEYGLFLIPGGFYLALLIRWIRLGFRSPRRGEGEFDPNYQQAFRDEVLAPIVKYYFQGELQQLENLPQTGPLIVSMNHAGMCFPWDILGLATLLSQTREWVVQPLAGVSLFEHPWVIWWLPPGWSQVLGGVRAEADEFEAAVAQKTILLYAPEGIRGPGKGWKRRYQLDTFHPSFIQLSDRYHIPILPVACIGNESLHPWAINLKKFARAIYLPFLPVSFLMFFFILFPSMGVWAMRSRLRYFIQPLYQTWSTEVVEDEQLPEPKTSTRQDRNAAYRHAQLLQEKLQSQINQLLRKK; the protein is encoded by the coding sequence ATGGCTGGGCGTATTCACGATTATTCTTGGAATTGGTTTGATTGGTTTTGTCTTTGGTATCCTCCAGGCTGGCTGATTTTATTCAACCGCCACTGGCAACACTATCACGCCGATCCCGATGGTTGGAATTGGCTGGAGTATGGATTGTTTCTCATTCCTGGGGGATTTTATCTGGCGTTGTTGATTCGTTGGATACGTCTCGGCTTTCGTTCACCCCGCCGGGGAGAAGGGGAGTTTGACCCAAATTATCAGCAAGCTTTTCGAGATGAAGTGCTGGCTCCGATTGTGAAATATTATTTTCAAGGAGAGCTACAACAACTCGAAAATTTACCTCAAACCGGGCCATTGATTGTATCAATGAACCATGCGGGAATGTGTTTCCCTTGGGATATTTTGGGATTAGCAACGCTCTTAAGCCAGACACGGGAATGGGTTGTGCAACCGCTGGCGGGTGTTTCGTTGTTTGAACATCCCTGGGTGATTTGGTGGCTACCTCCAGGATGGTCGCAAGTTCTAGGTGGCGTTAGGGCAGAAGCTGATGAATTTGAAGCGGCGGTGGCTCAAAAAACCATCTTACTATACGCTCCGGAGGGCATACGCGGGCCGGGAAAAGGGTGGAAAAGGCGTTATCAGTTAGACACTTTTCATCCAAGTTTTATCCAGTTAAGCGATCGCTATCACATTCCGATTCTGCCTGTTGCTTGCATCGGCAATGAATCTTTGCATCCTTGGGCAATCAATCTTAAGAAATTTGCAAGAGCCATCTACTTGCCTTTCTTGCCTGTCTCTTTTTTGATGTTTTTCTTCATTCTCTTCCCATCTATGGGTGTTTGGGCAATGCGAAGTCGGCTGCGTTATTTTATTCAGCCTCTCTATCAAACTTGGTCAACCGAAGTTGTTGAAGACGAGCAACTTCCAGAACCAAAAACTTCTACTCGGCAAGACCGAAACGCTGCTTACCGACACGCACAACTATTACAAGAAAAGCTGCAAAGTCAAATTAACCAACTTCTGAGGAAAAAGTAA
- a CDS encoding GDSL-type esterase/lipase family protein: MRICFIGDSFVNGTGDPECLGWTGRICAAARKQGYDITYYNLGVRRETSADIRSRWLGEVTCRLPKEYDGRIVFSFGVNDTTLEDGKTRVELADSLENCCAILEVARQTFPVLMVGSPPVAEIEQNFRIAGLSEQLARLCSDRNVPYLDVFTPLQASSVWISEATANDGAHPGAAGYAEFAHLVQSWSAWLSWLK; the protein is encoded by the coding sequence ATGCGAATTTGCTTTATTGGTGACTCTTTTGTAAACGGAACTGGCGATCCAGAGTGCCTCGGTTGGACGGGAAGAATTTGTGCAGCAGCACGAAAGCAAGGTTATGACATTACTTATTACAATCTTGGGGTACGGCGGGAAACCAGCGCAGATATTAGATCCCGTTGGCTAGGTGAGGTTACTTGTCGCTTACCTAAAGAATATGATGGTAGGATTGTCTTCTCGTTTGGTGTAAATGACACCACCCTGGAAGATGGGAAGACTCGTGTGGAGTTAGCGGATTCCCTAGAAAATTGCTGTGCAATTCTTGAAGTTGCAAGGCAAACATTTCCAGTCTTGATGGTGGGATCGCCACCCGTTGCAGAGATTGAGCAAAATTTTAGGATCGCTGGTTTGTCTGAGCAGTTAGCTCGTTTATGTAGCGATCGCAATGTGCCTTATTTAGATGTTTTTACTCCTTTACAAGCGTCATCGGTATGGATCAGTGAGGCAACAGCGAATGATGGCGCTCACCCCGGTGCTGCCGGTTATGCCGAATTTGCTCACTTAGTACAAAGTTGGTCTGCGTGGTTATCGTGGTTAAAATAG
- the glcD gene encoding glycolate oxidase subunit GlcD, giving the protein MITQDKKQRNWQPIIKQFEAVIGKNGIVQRREELITYECDGLTSYRQKPALVVLPRTTEEVAAAVRICDQNQIPWVARGAGTGLSGGALPVENCVLIVTALMRKLLSIDLENQRVVVQPGVINNWVTQAVSGAGFYYAPDPSSQIVCSIGGNVAENSGGVHCLKYGVTTNHVLGLKLVLPDGSIVDVGGQIPEMPGYDLTGLFVGSEGTLGIATEITLRILKTPESICVLLADFTSVEDAGAAVSDIISAGIIPGGMEIMDNISINAVEDVVATGCYPRDAAAILLVEIDGLEVEVAANKQRIAEICTTNGARSITTANEPETRLKLWKGRKAAFAAAGKLSPDYYVQDGVIPRTQMRFVLQEIEALSQKYGYRIANVFHAGDGNLHPLILYDNSIPGALEQVEELGGEILKLCVEVGGSLSGEHGIGADKKCYMPQMFTETDLETMQWVRQVFNPKGLANPGKIFPTPRTCGEASHAQSQKQFESVDVF; this is encoded by the coding sequence ATGATTACCCAAGACAAAAAACAACGAAATTGGCAACCCATCATCAAGCAATTTGAGGCAGTTATCGGGAAAAACGGCATCGTGCAGCGTCGTGAGGAGTTAATAACCTACGAGTGCGATGGTTTAACTAGCTACCGACAAAAACCTGCCCTCGTTGTGCTACCGCGCACCACAGAAGAAGTCGCAGCGGCAGTGAGGATATGCGACCAAAATCAAATTCCCTGGGTTGCACGCGGTGCTGGCACTGGACTTTCTGGTGGAGCCTTGCCTGTAGAAAATTGCGTGCTAATTGTTACTGCATTGATGCGAAAACTCTTGAGCATTGACTTAGAAAATCAGCGGGTTGTGGTGCAGCCAGGAGTAATTAATAACTGGGTAACGCAAGCCGTTAGCGGTGCCGGATTTTACTATGCGCCTGACCCTTCCAGCCAGATTGTATGCTCGATTGGCGGTAACGTTGCAGAAAATTCTGGAGGCGTCCATTGTCTTAAATATGGCGTTACCACCAACCACGTTTTAGGTTTAAAATTAGTTCTCCCCGATGGCTCTATTGTAGACGTGGGAGGACAAATTCCCGAAATGCCTGGTTACGATTTAACGGGTTTATTTGTTGGTTCTGAAGGCACGCTAGGTATCGCTACAGAAATTACTTTGAGAATTCTTAAGACCCCGGAATCTATTTGCGTTCTTTTAGCAGATTTTACCAGTGTCGAAGATGCTGGAGCCGCTGTATCAGATATTATCAGCGCTGGGATAATTCCAGGCGGTATGGAGATTATGGATAATATCAGCATCAACGCTGTCGAAGATGTTGTAGCAACAGGTTGTTATCCTAGAGATGCTGCCGCTATCTTGTTAGTTGAAATAGACGGCTTAGAAGTGGAAGTGGCGGCAAATAAACAGCGTATTGCGGAAATTTGCACCACCAATGGAGCGCGTAGCATCACCACGGCAAACGAGCCAGAAACCCGTCTAAAGCTCTGGAAAGGACGGAAAGCAGCCTTCGCAGCAGCAGGCAAACTCAGCCCTGATTATTATGTCCAAGATGGGGTAATTCCCCGGACTCAAATGCGATTTGTACTGCAAGAAATTGAAGCATTGAGTCAAAAGTACGGCTATCGTATTGCTAACGTCTTTCATGCTGGAGATGGCAATCTTCACCCACTCATTCTTTATGATAATTCAATTCCTGGAGCGTTGGAACAGGTGGAAGAATTAGGCGGGGAAATTCTTAAACTTTGCGTAGAAGTAGGCGGAAGCCTTTCTGGGGAACACGGGATTGGTGCGGATAAAAAATGCTATATGCCGCAAATGTTTACCGAAACGGATCTAGAAACAATGCAATGGGTGCGCCAAGTATTTAATCCCAAAGGTTTGGCTAATCCGGGTAAAATATTTCCTACTCCCCGCACCTGTGGCGAAGCTTCACACGCTCAGTCTCAAAAGCAGTTTGAGTCAGTTGATGTATTTTAA